TGGTAGCCGCTAGTAGCTCCAGGTTGGCCAACGGGGGCCCGGTGGGAGGATGCCTACCCCCATGTAGTTGCGTAAGACTTTCCCCTGGGTAGGACTCCGTCTAGTTACCAGCGCCTGGCTTTCCAGGCCCCAGAAGGGAATACTTTATCCGTAGGCGAAGATTAGACTCCCAGTGTTAGAATCTCCCTGTGGTGATTAATTGATTAAGGACAAGCAAGTCCATAACTAGATCGGACAAGGAGGACACAGAATGGCATCGATCATCACCTTTTTGTTTTTGACCTTTTGGGCCGTGGTGGTTTTTGTGCAGGTGACCGCGGCCATGAGTGTCCGGGAAGATGCTAAGCGTCGGTCCAAGCTGGCCTTAGATTTGCCTGTGGTGGTATGGACTGTTTGGGCCCTCATCTTTCCCGCAGTGGGTCCCTTGACCTATTGGCTGATGAACTGCGCGACCAAGGAGTAGGTCTAATACCTAGCCATCCTCCCCTAAGGACCGCTTCCCGTAGGATACTGCGGGTAGGCGGTCCTTTTTGTTTCTTTTCGCCCTCTTCCACCCTCATCGGAAGAACCGTGCATAATCCACCCCGGTGGTAAATATCTATGTAATACAAGCCTGAGTTTGTCCGACATAACGGGGTGAGTGCGGGTGTATATCAAGATCATCGGGGCTTTCCTGGTTTTGGGTAGCGGCTTTGCCCTCGGGCGCCTGATTGCCGAGACGTACAAGGATCGAACTAGGCAACTGGAGGAGCTGCAGCATGCCTTGCAATTGTTGCAGACCGAGATCACCTGTCGCCAGACGGCGTTGCCCGCCGCCTTAAGCAGTGTGGCAGACCGGATCGGGCAAGAGGTGGGCGGTATCTTTCGCACTACCGCTAAACTTTTGTCCCAAGGTAGTGGACTGACGGTGGATGCAGCCTGGCAGGAGGGAATCACAACCAGCCTTCCGGAACTGTGTCTGGCCGAGGCGGACGTGGCGGTGTTGCAGCGGCTCGGTAAGGTCTTGGGCGGTTCCAACAGCACTGACCAAGTGAAGCATCTAAAGATGGTGCAGGACCAATTGGCGGTGAATGGTCAGGATGCTAAGGAAGAACAAGAAAAGAATGTTCGGCTGTGGAATTTCCTCGGCGCAGGCATCGGTTTGATGTTGATCATCATGTTTTTTTAACAAAGAGGGGGTAATGGTGTGGATGTCAGTTTGATCTACCGCATCGCTGGGATTGGCATCTTGATTACGATCCTGAACATTTTCCTGCGCCAGGCCGGCCGCGAGGAGCAGGCCCAGATGCTAAGCCTTGCCGGTGTCATCATCGTCCTGTTATCCTTACTTTCCTTGATCGTCCAACTCTTCTCCGAAGTGGAGAAAGCCTTCTGGTGGTGACCATGGTCCAATTGGCAAGGGTAATCGGGGTGGGGATTCTGGCTACGATCTTTCTGCTCTTTTTCAAGGAGACGTATAAAGAATACGCCACGACCGCCAATATCGCGGTGGTGGTGATCATTTTCCTGGCTTTGTTACAACCCTTGGGGCAGGTGATCGGGCTCTTTCGGGAACTGAGCCGCACCGCCCACATCAACGATTTTTACCTTGGCATTGTGCTGCGGGCCATTGCCATGGGTTACTTGACGGGAATTGGTGCCCAGATCAGCAAAGATGCCGGTGCCGAGAGTATCGCGGGGATGATCGAACTGGCGGGAAAGGTTTTGATTCTAATACTGGCTTTGCCGGTGATTGCCGGGATTCTCGATGCCATACTGGGGATTATACCATGAAGGGAAAACACGTTTTTCTTCTCATCCTGTTTCTGTGTCTGTGCAGCGTACCCGCGGGGGCCTTTGAGTACGAGGAGCTTTTGGCGGCCCAGATCGACGAGTTGGGCCTTGAGGAGCTTTACCAGGCCACAGACCAGTTGGACGATGAAGCCAAGAAACTCCTTCCTTCCTTGCATCCCAGGGAGATCCTGGCGGGGGAAGGTTTGGGCCAATGGGATCCGGTGCGGCTTGCGGAAAGCCTGCTGCAGTATCTGGTTCGGGAGATCGTGTACAACCTTCGCCTCTTTGGCCGGTTGATCGCGGTGGTGATCCTCTGTGCCCTCCTGCAAAGCCTTCAGAAAGCCACCAAAGAATCCGGTGTGATCGACGTGTCCTTCGGGGTGAGCTTCCTGGTGATGGCCTACATATCCATCGAAAGCTTCAAGGCCGCGGTGGCTATCGGTACCTCCGCGATCGACGGGATGGTCTCCTTCATGCAGGCCCTGATTCCGGTGATGTCCAGTCTGCTGGTGGCGGTGGGTGGGGTAGGCTCCGCGGCGGTGTTGCACCCGGTGTTTTATCTGGCGATCAATTGGATCGCCTTTGCGGTGGACTACTGGTTCATTCCCCTGGTGGCGATGGCTACGGTGCTGGGGATCATGGGCAATTTATCTAAGGATTTGACGGTGGATCGTTTCGCGGCTTTGCTTAAGCAGGGGGGCATGGCAGTGCTCGGCCTGCTTTCCGCAGTATTCCTGGGGATCACTGCGGTTCAGGGAAAACTGGCACCGGTCTCCGATGGGGTAGGGCTACGGACGGCCAAGTTTGTTAGCACTACCTTCGTGCCCGTGGTGGGCAATCTCTTCTCTAACGCCATGGACACGGTGGTAGGAGGGGCGTTGCTCCTGAAAAACGCAGTGGGGGTCTTCGGTCTGATCACGGTGGCGGTGGTGGTGGCCTTTCCCTTGGTGAAGCTCTTTGCCTTGATCCTGGTTTACC
This DNA window, taken from Bacillota bacterium, encodes the following:
- a CDS encoding stage III sporulation protein AB, which gives rise to MYIKIIGAFLVLGSGFALGRLIAETYKDRTRQLEELQHALQLLQTEITCRQTALPAALSSVADRIGQEVGGIFRTTAKLLSQGSGLTVDAAWQEGITTSLPELCLAEADVAVLQRLGKVLGGSNSTDQVKHLKMVQDQLAVNGQDAKEEQEKNVRLWNFLGAGIGLMLIIMFF
- the spoIIIAC gene encoding stage III sporulation protein AC, which produces MDVSLIYRIAGIGILITILNIFLRQAGREEQAQMLSLAGVIIVLLSLLSLIVQLFSEVEKAFWW
- the spoIIIAD gene encoding stage III sporulation protein AD, with the protein product MVTMVQLARVIGVGILATIFLLFFKETYKEYATTANIAVVVIIFLALLQPLGQVIGLFRELSRTAHINDFYLGIVLRAIAMGYLTGIGAQISKDAGAESIAGMIELAGKVLILILALPVIAGILDAILGIIP
- the spoIIIAE gene encoding stage III sporulation protein AE; amino-acid sequence: MKGKHVFLLILFLCLCSVPAGAFEYEELLAAQIDELGLEELYQATDQLDDEAKKLLPSLHPREILAGEGLGQWDPVRLAESLLQYLVREIVYNLRLFGRLIAVVILCALLQSLQKATKESGVIDVSFGVSFLVMAYISIESFKAAVAIGTSAIDGMVSFMQALIPVMSSLLVAVGGVGSAAVLHPVFYLAINWIAFAVDYWFIPLVAMATVLGIMGNLSKDLTVDRFAALLKQGGMAVLGLLSAVFLGITAVQGKLAPVSDGVGLRTAKFVSTTFVPVVGNLFSNAMDTVVGGALLLKNAVGVFGLITVAVVVAFPLVKLFALILVYRVVAALAEPFSDPRLVKIIQCLESSLCYIFGGVAVVALMFFLTITVMVSAGNLAALVR